The following proteins are encoded in a genomic region of Cryptomeria japonica chromosome 11, Sugi_1.0, whole genome shotgun sequence:
- the LOC131860062 gene encoding putative UPF0481 protein At3g02645, which yields MSKKMTVPKVGVSQWLEQIKNTQKQGEEQGMASHVHPYIFTIPEPLCIERPDAYIPQVVSLGPYHHLKLELFESERYKSMLTIQVEKKAKGGAFEDLVKDLTNIAGEIRNSYDDEIECGDEVLGWMMARDAVFILEFIGCYDQYESPRIQQTNPYFQNMEAVFHPERKSPLLFPLRADIFKLENQIPLFVLKKVLEWQTGSDSQALNTLQMTISSACKNFSPFKHVGESYNDLLDERHILESGMPL from the coding sequence ATGTCAAAAAAGATGACAGTTCCTAAAGTGGGGGTTTCTCAATGGCTGGAACAAATAAAGAACACACAAAAGCAGGGAGAAGAACAAGGCATGGCATCTCATGTGCATCCATACATCTTCACCATACCAGAGCCCCTGTGTATTGAAAGGCCAGACGCGTATATACCACAGGTAGTTTCTCTTGGACCATACCATCATCTTAAACTTGAACTGTTCGAGTCTGAAAGATACAAATCTATGCTTACTATCCAAGTTGAGAAAAAAGCAAAGGGAGGGGCTTTTGAGGATTTGGTTAAAGATCTAACTAATATTGCAGGGGAGATAAGGAATAGCTACGATGATGAAATTGAATGTGGAGATGAAGTATTAGGATGGATGATGGCTCGAGATGCTGTATTTATCCTGGAGTTTATTGGTTGTTATGACCAATATGAAAGCCCTAGAATTCAACAGACAAACCCTTATTTTCAGAACATGGAAGCTGTTTTTCATCCAGAAAGGAAGAGCCCTTTGCTCTTCCCACTTCGGGCGGATATATTTAAGCTGGAGAACCAAATCCCACTTTTTGTTTTGAAAAAAGTTTTGGAATGGCAAACTGGGTCAGATAGTCAAGCTTTAAACACGCTTCAAATGACTATTTCAAGTGCCTGTAAAAATTTCTCCCCTTTCAAGCATGTTGGAGAATCTTATAATGATTTGCTTGATGAGAGGCACATACTGGAAAGTGGAATGCCTTTATAA